One genomic window of Apium graveolens cultivar Ventura unplaced genomic scaffold, ASM990537v1 ctg7264, whole genome shotgun sequence includes the following:
- the LOC141703971 gene encoding uncharacterized protein LOC141703971, with translation FRGTQDLVEAHAWLKEIEKAFSLTNVGDNQKVEYATYFLKGESNFWWEIVKALEAAEVITWDRFKRMFLDKYFARYMQTQMEMKLFELKQDNRTIGEYEKKFTELSRFVGEYVDSEEKRAKRFQQGLKLWLRSRMAA, from the coding sequence AATTTAGAGGAACACAAGACCTGGTAGAAGCTCATGCTTGGCTTAAGGAAATTGAAAAGGCTTTTTCCTTAACAAATGTTGGAGATAACCAGAAGGTGGAGTATGCCACTTACTTTCTTAAAGGTGAATCGAACTTTTGGTGGGAGATAGTGAAAGCTTTAGAAGCTGCTGAAGTTAttacttgggataggtttaagAGAATGTTTTTGGATAAGTATTTTGCTCGTTATATGCAAACACAAATGGAGATGAAGTTATTCGAGTTGAAGCAAGACAATAGGACAATTGgggaatatgagaagaagtttacagaaCTTTCTAGGTTTGTGGGAGAGTATGTTGATTCTGAAGAGAAAAGGGcaaaaaggttccaacagggattGAAGCTTTGGTTAAGGAGTCGTATGgcagct